From Myxococcus stipitatus, the proteins below share one genomic window:
- the pheT gene encoding phenylalanine--tRNA ligase subunit beta encodes MKISVKWLGDYVALPPSVDELARKLTAAGLEIEGLERPAEGLRGVVVAQIKESVQHPNADKLSVTQVDIGGTALLQVVCGAKNYKVGDKVPLATVGTKLPNGVEIKQAALRGVDSFGMLCSSKELGLSEESSGLLILPADLKPGTPIAEALGLDDVVLEVNVTPNRPDALSHLGVAREVGVVTGAALKLPQPRFAESGTPTSERVKVRVEDPARCPRYVARVVENVTIQPSPQWMQERLKACGVRAINNVVDVTNYVNLEYGQPLHAFDLDKVAGPEIVVRTATRGEKMTTLDGKARTLDVDDLLICDQKSPQALAGVMGGGDSEVSEKTTRVLLEAANFQGSGVRRTAKRHVLHTEASHRFERGADIDAVVPAIDRAAQLLAELSGGTVAPGRVDVYPAPKPPRKVTLRFARVEKVLGVAVPEAEVRRILEALGFKKVEEGAGHATYEVPRARVDVEREEDLLEEVARVFGYDNIPAKLPRGLAELAPEPAHAEAERRLRHALAGAGLDEVVNYSFVAPKSLEVLGGKEQPVALLNPLSTEQSVMRTTLLPGLLENLSRSVRHQVETVAIYETGRAYFRDAEGGQGTRPAAREVSRVAGLVWGRRGRGRSWTEKDARADFYDVKGAVEAVFGALRVEGITWSPGGPAAYHPRASAEVKGADGTVLGYVGEVHPRVVKALGLPEGVFVFELDTEPMYAAARLVPEYHPLPKFPAVLRDLAVVVPVELANDAVRKVILEVGGPLVEDALVFDVYTGKPIPEGKKNLAYALRYRSPERTLTDVEVSEAHQRIVDEVNRRLGAALRA; translated from the coding sequence GTGAAGATTTCGGTGAAGTGGCTCGGCGATTACGTGGCGCTGCCGCCGTCCGTGGACGAGCTGGCGCGGAAGCTGACCGCCGCGGGCCTGGAGATCGAAGGCCTGGAGCGTCCCGCGGAAGGGCTGCGGGGCGTGGTGGTGGCGCAGATCAAGGAGTCCGTGCAGCACCCCAACGCGGACAAGCTGTCCGTCACGCAGGTGGACATCGGCGGGACGGCGCTGCTCCAGGTGGTGTGCGGCGCGAAGAACTACAAGGTCGGCGACAAGGTGCCGCTGGCCACGGTGGGCACGAAGCTTCCCAACGGCGTGGAGATCAAGCAGGCGGCGCTGCGCGGCGTGGACAGCTTCGGCATGCTCTGCTCGTCGAAGGAGCTGGGGCTGAGCGAGGAGTCCAGCGGCCTGCTCATCCTGCCCGCGGACCTGAAGCCGGGCACGCCCATCGCGGAGGCGCTGGGGCTGGACGACGTGGTGCTGGAGGTCAACGTCACGCCGAACCGTCCGGACGCGCTGAGCCACCTGGGCGTGGCGCGCGAGGTGGGCGTGGTGACGGGCGCGGCGCTGAAGCTGCCCCAGCCGAGGTTCGCGGAGTCCGGGACGCCGACGTCCGAGCGCGTGAAGGTGCGCGTGGAGGACCCGGCGCGCTGCCCCCGGTACGTGGCGCGCGTGGTGGAGAACGTCACCATCCAGCCGTCTCCGCAGTGGATGCAGGAGCGACTGAAGGCGTGTGGTGTGCGGGCCATCAACAACGTGGTGGACGTCACCAACTACGTGAACCTGGAGTACGGGCAGCCGCTGCACGCGTTCGATCTGGACAAGGTCGCGGGGCCGGAGATCGTCGTGCGCACGGCGACGCGCGGCGAGAAGATGACCACGCTGGACGGCAAGGCGCGGACGCTCGACGTGGATGACCTGCTCATCTGCGACCAGAAGAGTCCCCAGGCGCTGGCGGGCGTCATGGGCGGTGGCGACAGCGAGGTGTCGGAGAAGACGACGCGCGTGCTGCTGGAGGCGGCGAACTTCCAGGGCTCGGGCGTGCGGCGGACGGCGAAGCGCCACGTGCTGCACACGGAGGCCTCGCATCGCTTCGAGCGTGGGGCGGACATCGACGCGGTGGTGCCGGCGATCGACCGGGCCGCGCAGCTGCTCGCGGAGCTGTCGGGTGGGACGGTGGCGCCCGGGCGCGTGGACGTGTACCCGGCGCCGAAGCCTCCCCGGAAGGTGACGCTGCGCTTCGCCCGGGTGGAGAAGGTGCTGGGCGTGGCGGTGCCCGAGGCGGAGGTGCGGCGCATCCTGGAGGCGCTGGGCTTCAAGAAGGTGGAGGAGGGCGCGGGGCACGCGACGTATGAGGTGCCGCGGGCGCGCGTGGACGTGGAGCGCGAGGAGGACCTGCTGGAGGAGGTCGCTCGCGTGTTCGGCTACGACAACATCCCGGCGAAGCTGCCGCGCGGGTTGGCGGAGCTGGCGCCGGAGCCCGCGCACGCGGAGGCGGAGCGTCGGCTGCGCCACGCGCTGGCGGGGGCGGGGCTGGACGAGGTGGTGAACTACTCGTTCGTCGCGCCGAAGAGCCTGGAGGTGCTGGGGGGGAAGGAGCAGCCGGTGGCGCTGCTCAACCCGCTGAGCACGGAGCAGTCGGTGATGCGCACCACGCTGTTGCCGGGGCTCCTGGAGAACCTGTCGCGCAGCGTGCGGCACCAGGTGGAGACGGTGGCCATCTACGAGACGGGGCGCGCGTACTTCAGGGATGCCGAGGGCGGGCAGGGGACGCGGCCGGCGGCGCGCGAGGTGTCGCGGGTCGCGGGGCTGGTGTGGGGGCGGCGGGGTCGGGGGCGGAGCTGGACGGAGAAGGACGCGCGGGCGGACTTCTACGACGTGAAGGGGGCGGTGGAGGCGGTGTTCGGGGCGCTGCGGGTGGAGGGCATCACCTGGTCACCGGGTGGGCCGGCGGCATACCACCCGCGAGCCAGCGCGGAGGTGAAGGGGGCGGATGGCACGGTGCTGGGGTACGTGGGGGAGGTGCACCCACGGGTGGTGAAGGCGCTGGGGCTGCCGGAGGGAGTGTTCGTGTTCGAACTGGACACGGAGCCGATGTACGCGGCCGCGCGGCTGGTGCCCGAGTACCACCCTCTGCCGAAGTTTCCGGCGGTGCTGCGCGACCTGGCGGTGGTGGTGCCAGTGGAGCTGGCGAACGACGCGGTGCGGAAGGTCATCCTCGAGGTGGGAGGGCCGCTCGTGGAGGACGCGTTGGTGTTCGACGTGTACACCGGCAAGCCGATTCCGGAGGGGAAGAAGAACCTGGCGTACGCGCTGCGCTACCGCTCGCCCGAGCGGACGTTGACCGACGTGGAGGTCAGCGAGGCGCACCAGCGCATCGTCGACGAGGTGAACCGGCGCCTGGGCGCCGCTTTGCGTGCCTGA
- the pheS gene encoding phenylalanine--tRNA ligase subunit alpha — MRDRLLALAETARREISGASELSTVEALRVRYLGKKGELSGVLGGMGKLPPDERRTLGEVANSVKAELERLLAEATQRAEDAALEAQLQGPGLDVTLPGRGVSPGSRHPVSRTMEDIVRTFSRLGFDVASGPEIELDYFNFEALNLPKDHPARDMQDTFYVEESSLGHAKKADSSVLLRTHTSPVQVRYMLQRKPPIRAVMPGRVYRRDSDITHTPMFHQVEGLLVDKGVTFAELKGSLDAFVKAFFGSDTRTRFRPSFFPFTEPSAEVDISCTSCGGKGCRVCKQTGWLEVLGSGMVHPNVFTSAGYDPGEVTGYAFGMGVERIAMLRYRIDDLRMMFENDARFLEQF; from the coding sequence ATGCGGGATAGGTTGCTGGCGCTGGCGGAGACCGCGCGTCGGGAGATTTCGGGCGCGTCGGAGCTGTCCACGGTGGAGGCGCTGCGGGTCCGCTACCTGGGCAAGAAGGGCGAGCTGTCCGGGGTGCTGGGCGGCATGGGCAAGCTGCCTCCGGACGAGCGGCGCACGTTGGGCGAGGTGGCCAACTCCGTGAAGGCGGAGCTGGAGAGGCTTCTCGCGGAGGCCACCCAGCGCGCGGAGGACGCGGCGCTGGAGGCGCAGCTGCAGGGCCCCGGGCTGGACGTGACGCTGCCGGGCCGCGGCGTGTCGCCGGGCAGCCGGCACCCGGTGTCTCGGACGATGGAGGACATCGTCCGGACCTTCTCCCGGCTGGGCTTCGACGTGGCGAGTGGTCCGGAGATCGAACTGGACTACTTCAACTTCGAGGCGCTGAACCTGCCCAAGGACCACCCCGCGCGCGACATGCAGGACACCTTCTACGTGGAGGAGTCCTCGCTGGGGCACGCGAAGAAGGCGGACAGCTCCGTGCTGCTGCGCACGCACACGTCGCCGGTGCAGGTGCGGTACATGCTCCAGCGCAAGCCGCCCATCCGCGCGGTGATGCCGGGGCGGGTGTACCGGCGCGACTCGGACATCACCCACACGCCGATGTTCCACCAGGTGGAGGGCCTGCTGGTGGACAAGGGCGTGACGTTCGCGGAGCTGAAGGGCTCGCTGGACGCGTTCGTGAAGGCGTTCTTCGGTTCGGACACGCGCACGCGCTTCCGTCCGTCGTTCTTCCCCTTCACGGAGCCCTCCGCGGAGGTGGACATCTCCTGCACGTCGTGTGGCGGCAAGGGCTGCCGGGTGTGCAAGCAGACGGGGTGGCTGGAGGTGCTGGGCAGCGGCATGGTGCACCCCAACGTCTTCACCTCCGCCGGGTATGACCCGGGCGAGGTGACGGGTTATGCGTTCGGCATGGGCGTGGAGCGCATCGCGATGCTGCGCTACCGCATCGACGACCTGCGGATGATGTTCGAGAACGACGCGCGGTTCCTCGAGCAGTTCTGA
- the rplT gene encoding 50S ribosomal protein L20, with translation MRVKKGVKARRRRNRILKLAKGFRGRRKNCYRRANQAVERALDYASRDRMQRKRDFRRLWIVRINAAARTVGLSYSKLIAGLAKAKISLDRKVLSDMAIADPAGFAAVANIAKAA, from the coding sequence ATGCGCGTCAAGAAGGGTGTAAAGGCTCGTCGCCGTCGCAATAGGATTTTGAAGCTGGCCAAGGGTTTCCGCGGCCGCCGGAAGAACTGCTACCGCCGCGCCAACCAGGCGGTGGAGCGCGCGCTGGACTACGCCAGCCGTGACCGCATGCAGCGCAAGCGGGACTTCCGTCGCCTGTGGATCGTCCGCATCAACGCGGCGGCCCGTACGGTCGGCCTGTCCTACTCGAAGCTGATCGCCGGCCTGGCGAAGGCGAAGATCAGCCTGGACCGCAAGGTCCTGTCCGACATGGCCATCGCGGACCCCGCGGGCTTTGCGGCCGTCGCCAACATCGCGAAGGCGGCCTGA
- the rpmI gene encoding 50S ribosomal protein L35: protein MPKLKTRSGAKKRFQVKKSGQVKHGKAYGKHLFTHAKTPKQKRGNRGTGHLRDMDAKKVIKEMFPYGA from the coding sequence ATGCCGAAGTTGAAGACCCGCAGTGGCGCGAAGAAGCGCTTCCAGGTGAAGAAGAGCGGCCAGGTCAAGCACGGCAAGGCCTACGGCAAGCACCTCTTCACGCACGCCAAGACGCCGAAGCAGAAGCGCGGCAATCGCGGCACTGGCCATCTTCGCGACATGGATGCGAAGAAGGTCATCAAGGAGATGTTCCCCTACGGGGCCTGA
- the thrS gene encoding threonine--tRNA ligase — translation MSDMITVTLPDGSQKQTARGTSIADFVRESIGAGLAKAALFARVNGQDMDLARKLDEDAKLQIFTPKSPESLELIRHDAAHVVASAVQRLFPGTQVTIGPATEEGFYYDFFREKPFTPEDLEKIEAEANAELKKDAPFVRTEISMDDAIRLFEEKGEKFKVEIVKDIAARGAKTLTLYTHGDWVDFCLGPHAPSTGKIGVIKILSSSGAYWRGDHRNPMLQRVYGTAFFDKKALAEYLTRVEEARKRDHRKLGKELDLFHFHHYAPGAAFWTPKGTTLYQTLSDWMRQLTAGDGYVEIKTPLMFNKGLWETSGHWGKYKENMFLVLDSETGEHDFSLKPMNCPSHHLFYGFKKHSYRDLPLRLHTQDVLHRNEAAGSLGGLTRVRQFAQDDAHIYCMESQITDEVRRFVTLLDRVYKAVGLTYAVKLSTRPEQRLGDDSLWDRAEGGLKAALESLGLQYELAPGDGAFYGPKIDFAVSDSIGRKWQLGTMQLDYLAPQRFDLTYVGEDNAEHRPVVLHRAIFGSFERFTAILIEHFAGAFPTWLAPVQAVLVTVADRQLDYARKVRDDLRAKGYRVDLDERGMTLNAKIREAQLQKVPFTLVVGDNEVEAQAVAPRRYGGEDLKSMKLADFETLLAKEAALP, via the coding sequence ATGTCCGACATGATCACGGTGACGCTCCCGGACGGCAGTCAGAAGCAGACCGCCCGGGGTACGAGCATCGCGGACTTCGTGCGTGAGAGCATCGGCGCTGGCCTGGCGAAGGCCGCGCTGTTCGCCCGGGTGAACGGCCAGGACATGGACCTGGCCCGCAAGCTGGACGAGGACGCGAAGCTCCAGATCTTCACCCCCAAGAGCCCGGAGTCGCTGGAGCTCATCCGCCACGACGCGGCCCACGTGGTGGCCAGCGCCGTGCAGCGACTGTTCCCCGGCACCCAGGTGACCATCGGCCCGGCGACGGAGGAGGGCTTCTACTACGACTTCTTCCGCGAGAAGCCCTTCACGCCCGAGGACCTGGAGAAGATCGAGGCCGAGGCGAACGCCGAGCTGAAGAAGGACGCGCCCTTCGTCCGCACCGAAATCTCCATGGACGACGCCATCCGCCTCTTCGAGGAGAAGGGCGAGAAGTTCAAGGTGGAGATCGTCAAGGACATCGCCGCGCGCGGCGCCAAGACGCTGACGCTCTACACCCACGGCGACTGGGTGGACTTCTGCCTGGGGCCCCACGCCCCGAGCACCGGGAAGATCGGCGTCATCAAGATCCTCTCGTCCAGCGGAGCCTACTGGCGCGGCGACCACCGCAACCCGATGCTCCAGCGCGTCTACGGCACGGCCTTCTTCGACAAGAAGGCGCTGGCGGAGTACCTGACGCGCGTCGAGGAGGCCCGCAAGCGCGACCACCGCAAGCTGGGCAAGGAGCTGGACCTCTTCCACTTCCACCACTACGCGCCGGGCGCCGCCTTCTGGACGCCGAAGGGCACCACGCTCTACCAGACGCTCTCCGACTGGATGCGCCAGCTGACCGCGGGCGACGGCTACGTGGAGATCAAGACGCCCCTGATGTTCAACAAGGGCCTCTGGGAGACGAGCGGTCACTGGGGCAAGTACAAGGAGAACATGTTCCTCGTGCTCGACAGCGAGACGGGGGAGCATGACTTCTCGCTCAAGCCGATGAACTGCCCGTCGCACCACCTGTTCTACGGCTTCAAGAAGCACAGCTACCGGGACCTGCCGCTGCGCCTGCACACGCAGGACGTGCTGCACCGCAACGAGGCGGCCGGTTCGCTCGGCGGCCTCACCCGCGTGCGCCAGTTCGCCCAGGACGACGCCCATATCTACTGCATGGAGAGCCAGATCACCGACGAGGTGCGGCGCTTCGTGACGTTGCTGGACCGCGTCTACAAGGCGGTGGGGCTCACCTACGCGGTGAAGCTGTCCACGCGTCCCGAGCAGCGGCTGGGCGACGACTCCCTGTGGGATCGCGCCGAGGGTGGCCTCAAGGCGGCGCTCGAGTCGCTGGGCCTCCAGTACGAGCTGGCGCCGGGCGACGGCGCCTTCTACGGCCCGAAGATCGACTTCGCCGTGTCGGACAGCATCGGCCGCAAGTGGCAGCTGGGCACCATGCAGCTGGACTACCTCGCGCCGCAGCGCTTCGACCTGACGTACGTGGGCGAGGACAACGCGGAGCACCGCCCGGTCGTCCTCCACCGCGCCATCTTCGGCTCCTTCGAGCGCTTCACCGCCATCCTCATCGAGCACTTCGCGGGCGCGTTCCCCACGTGGCTGGCGCCGGTGCAGGCGGTGCTCGTCACCGTGGCGGACCGGCAGCTCGACTACGCGCGCAAGGTCCGGGACGACCTGCGCGCCAAGGGCTACCGGGTGGACCTGGACGAGCGCGGCATGACGCTCAACGCGAAGATCCGCGAGGCCCAGCTCCAGAAGGTGCCCTTCACCCTCGTCGTCGGCGACAACGAGGTGGAGGCCCAGGCCGTGGCGCCCCGTCGCTACGGCGGCGAGGACCTCAAGAGCATGAAGCTGGCGGACTTCGAGACCCTCCTGGCGAAGGAGGCCGCCTTGCCGTGA
- a CDS encoding uracil-DNA glycosylase, with translation MTKWERLHQEISTCRKCPRLVEWREEVARVKRRAYREWTYWGRPVPGFGDPRARMVIVGLAPAAHGANRTGRMFTGDRSGDFLFAGLHRAGFANQGTSEHRDDGLVLKDAFIVAAARCAPPDNKPLPEELVRCAPFLDREMALLPAKVLLALGAIGWNAALVSLERSGVALPSPRPAFGHGAEWALPDGRTLVGCYHVSQQNTQTGRLTPAMFDAVMARVRALLARAE, from the coding sequence GTGACGAAGTGGGAGCGGCTGCACCAGGAGATCTCCACCTGCCGGAAGTGTCCCCGTCTGGTGGAGTGGCGTGAGGAGGTCGCGCGGGTGAAGCGCCGCGCGTACCGGGAGTGGACCTACTGGGGACGGCCGGTGCCGGGCTTCGGAGATCCCCGGGCGCGGATGGTCATCGTGGGCCTGGCGCCCGCGGCCCATGGGGCGAACCGGACGGGGCGGATGTTCACGGGGGATCGCTCTGGCGACTTCCTCTTCGCCGGGCTGCACCGGGCGGGCTTCGCGAACCAGGGGACGAGCGAGCACCGGGACGACGGGCTCGTCCTGAAGGACGCCTTCATCGTGGCGGCCGCCCGCTGTGCTCCGCCGGACAACAAGCCCCTGCCCGAGGAGCTGGTCCGTTGTGCCCCGTTCCTCGATCGGGAGATGGCGTTGCTGCCGGCGAAGGTGCTGCTGGCGTTGGGGGCCATCGGGTGGAACGCGGCGCTCGTGTCCCTGGAGCGCTCCGGGGTGGCGCTGCCGTCGCCGCGGCCCGCTTTCGGCCATGGGGCGGAGTGGGCGCTGCCGGACGGTCGGACCCTCGTGGGCTGCTACCACGTCAGTCAGCAGAACACGCAGACGGGCCGGCTGACGCCCGCCATGTTCGACGCGGTGATGGCGAGGGTCCGCGCGCTGCTGGCGCGTGCGGAATGA
- a CDS encoding AI-2E family transporter: protein MAATDRPAPEVGLSEEAARRIDLWWAAVMVGALGLVFALLAVFGGVAVPVLLALAGAYIFNPMVTALERRGMDRTLGTTLVFVGGTLLLVGAVLYLVPVFRDEALKLPDFFRRASTQVVPRVEALLGTSLPELVRQRTTELGEQASDLVQSAGPAAARILASFAGNTARFVATLLGLAVVPVLAFFFLQDYPRLLGRVKDLLPRRSVELVGRRFAEVDEVLSAFVRGQLTVGAVLSVIYAIGLSVGRIDMAIVIGVIAGFGNMVPYLGTGVGILLSLVGLMLSWQGPWQLGVVAGTFIIGQMLEGFVITPRIVGEKVGLAPVAVIIAILAFGELFGFVGILLAVPVAAILKVVLRVVIQRYQRTNLYTGEARAP from the coding sequence GTGGCCGCGACCGACCGGCCGGCGCCGGAGGTGGGTTTGAGTGAGGAGGCGGCCCGTCGCATCGACCTGTGGTGGGCCGCGGTGATGGTGGGGGCGCTCGGGTTGGTGTTCGCGCTGCTCGCGGTGTTCGGCGGGGTGGCGGTGCCGGTGCTCCTGGCGTTGGCGGGGGCCTACATCTTCAACCCCATGGTGACGGCCCTGGAGCGGCGGGGCATGGACCGGACCCTGGGGACCACGCTCGTGTTCGTGGGCGGGACGCTGCTGCTCGTGGGGGCGGTGCTGTACCTGGTCCCCGTGTTCCGCGACGAGGCCTTGAAGCTGCCGGACTTCTTCCGTCGCGCGAGCACCCAGGTCGTCCCCCGGGTGGAGGCGCTGTTGGGGACGTCGTTGCCGGAGCTGGTGCGGCAGCGCACCACGGAGCTGGGGGAGCAGGCGTCCGACCTGGTGCAGAGCGCCGGGCCCGCCGCCGCGCGCATCCTGGCGAGCTTCGCGGGCAACACCGCCCGCTTCGTGGCGACGCTGCTGGGACTGGCGGTGGTGCCGGTGCTGGCCTTCTTCTTCCTCCAGGACTACCCGCGCCTGCTGGGCCGCGTGAAGGACCTGTTGCCCCGGCGCTCCGTGGAGCTGGTGGGCAGGCGCTTCGCGGAGGTGGACGAGGTGCTCTCCGCGTTCGTGCGCGGTCAGCTCACGGTGGGCGCGGTGCTGTCGGTCATCTACGCCATCGGCCTGTCGGTGGGGCGCATCGACATGGCCATCGTCATCGGCGTCATCGCGGGCTTCGGCAACATGGTGCCGTACCTGGGGACGGGGGTGGGAATCCTCCTCTCCCTGGTGGGGTTGATGCTGTCGTGGCAGGGCCCGTGGCAGCTCGGCGTGGTGGCGGGCACCTTCATCATCGGGCAGATGCTGGAGGGCTTCGTCATCACCCCTCGCATCGTCGGAGAGAAGGTGGGGCTGGCGCCGGTGGCGGTCATCATCGCCATCCTGGCCTTCGGCGAGCTGTTCGGCTTCGTGGGCATCCTCCTGGCCGTGCCGGTGGCGGCGATCCTCAAGGTGGTGCTGCGCGTGGTCATCCAGCGCTACCAGCGGACGAACCTGTACACGGGGGAGGCCCGGGCGCCGTGA
- a CDS encoding PEGA domain-containing protein — MRSRFVVLAWVVSGAGCAGSQEPVALIRAREGLASAERPSGDVALNCVPDDAEVYLDGVLQGVCRDYAGAPRGLRLGVGLHQIEVKKQGYWPYTTYYEPSGARARLTVELRAISAPGGNTP, encoded by the coding sequence ATGCGTTCGAGGTTCGTGGTGTTGGCGTGGGTGGTGTCGGGGGCGGGCTGCGCGGGGAGTCAGGAGCCGGTGGCCCTCATCCGGGCGCGCGAGGGACTGGCGAGCGCGGAGCGTCCGAGCGGCGACGTGGCGCTCAACTGCGTGCCGGACGACGCGGAGGTCTACCTGGATGGGGTCCTCCAGGGCGTGTGTCGCGACTACGCGGGCGCGCCTCGGGGGCTGCGTCTGGGCGTGGGGCTGCATCAGATCGAGGTGAAGAAGCAGGGGTACTGGCCGTACACCACGTACTACGAGCCCAGCGGCGCCCGGGCCCGGCTCACCGTGGAGCTTCGCGCGATCAGCGCCCCGGGTGGGAACACGCCCTGA
- a CDS encoding LPP20 family lipoprotein, with protein sequence MRPSCWGLLLVVPLTALAQGREARASKPVSAAVAPRRVATPGVNWEGQVLRATGAGAPDLKAANPSQARLGAERSAKADAYRTLLERVRVLHVSADRSVGDEMARDDVRLRVEEAIRGYKVVAKRFFSDSGVELDVEVPLAVVTAALVESSAEAVIAFNGAGTRKYTGLVVDARGLGVKPVLAPRLLDASGKAVYGAAALPSQARGSTGVAAWFDDLDAAKRAALVGEKPMVVKATGAKGSDLVLAADDVKTLGEVDTRFLSEGRVVIVLQ encoded by the coding sequence GTGAGGCCTTCCTGTTGGGGGCTGTTGCTGGTGGTGCCGCTGACGGCGCTGGCCCAGGGGCGCGAGGCGCGGGCCTCGAAGCCCGTGTCCGCGGCGGTGGCTCCCCGGCGGGTGGCGACGCCGGGAGTGAACTGGGAGGGACAGGTGCTCCGGGCGACCGGCGCGGGTGCCCCGGACCTGAAGGCCGCCAATCCCTCCCAGGCGAGGCTCGGCGCCGAGCGCTCCGCGAAGGCGGATGCGTACCGCACCCTGCTCGAGCGCGTGCGCGTGTTGCATGTGAGCGCGGACCGCAGCGTGGGTGACGAGATGGCTCGCGACGACGTGCGCCTCCGGGTCGAGGAGGCCATCCGCGGGTACAAGGTCGTCGCCAAGCGTTTCTTTTCGGACAGTGGGGTGGAGCTCGACGTGGAGGTCCCGCTGGCCGTCGTCACCGCGGCGCTGGTGGAGTCCTCCGCCGAGGCCGTCATCGCGTTCAACGGCGCCGGCACCCGGAAGTACACGGGGCTCGTGGTGGACGCGCGGGGGCTGGGGGTGAAGCCCGTGCTCGCGCCGCGACTGCTGGATGCGTCCGGCAAGGCCGTCTATGGCGCGGCGGCGCTCCCTTCGCAGGCGCGGGGCTCGACGGGAGTGGCCGCGTGGTTCGACGACCTGGATGCCGCGAAGCGGGCCGCGCTGGTGGGCGAGAAGCCCATGGTGGTGAAGGCCACGGGCGCGAAGGGGTCGGACCTGGTGCTCGCGGCGGATGACGTGAAGACGCTCGGCGAGGTCGACACGCGCTTCCTGTCCGAGGGCCGCGTCGTCATCGTCCTGCAGTGA
- a CDS encoding PilZ domain-containing protein, translating into MSDKRKSKRAPLDIYLNKYMGGVPYMSRAADISPEGVSLSRLIEPQHDAKRVGLQFQLPGSEEIIYAEGEVVREWVELSSAKRERSGVRFTLLTERHRKMIDAYVDRHGRPASEN; encoded by the coding sequence ATGAGCGACAAGCGGAAGTCCAAGCGGGCGCCCCTCGACATCTATCTGAACAAGTACATGGGCGGCGTGCCGTACATGTCGCGCGCGGCGGACATCAGCCCCGAGGGCGTGAGCCTGTCGCGGTTGATCGAACCCCAGCACGACGCCAAGCGCGTGGGGCTCCAGTTCCAGCTCCCCGGCTCCGAGGAGATCATCTACGCCGAGGGCGAGGTCGTCCGCGAGTGGGTGGAGCTGTCCTCCGCGAAGCGCGAGCGCTCGGGCGTGCGCTTCACGCTCCTGACGGAGCGCCACCGGAAGATGATCGACGCGTACGTCGACCGGCACGGCCGCCCGGCGAGCGAGAACTGA
- a CDS encoding FKBP-type peptidyl-prolyl cis-trans isomerase, translated as MRTMWTAALVLALGGTAAQAQGVAKKPADAAKAAPSPDELPEEAKTIYALGLSVGKDLSLFALTPEELQVLQRGIADGISGTPSSIEPKDYAPKIQAFAKSRQAQAGEAALARAAKEPGAVKLPSGVIYREVSAGTGKSPRATDTVKVHYEGRLVDGTVFDTSAKRGIPVEFPLNGVIPCWTQGVAKMKVGGKAKLTCPGATAYGERPPPGSRIPPNAVLIFDVELVDIPGDTSKP; from the coding sequence ATGCGAACGATGTGGACGGCGGCCCTCGTGCTGGCGCTCGGCGGCACGGCGGCCCAGGCGCAGGGCGTCGCGAAGAAGCCCGCGGACGCGGCGAAGGCCGCGCCCTCTCCCGACGAGCTGCCCGAGGAGGCGAAGACCATCTACGCCCTGGGGCTGAGCGTGGGAAAGGACCTGTCCCTCTTCGCGCTGACGCCCGAGGAGCTGCAGGTGCTCCAGCGGGGCATCGCGGATGGAATCAGCGGCACCCCGTCCTCCATCGAACCGAAGGACTACGCGCCGAAGATCCAGGCCTTCGCGAAGTCGCGCCAGGCCCAGGCCGGTGAGGCCGCCCTCGCGCGCGCGGCCAAGGAGCCGGGCGCCGTGAAGCTCCCCTCCGGCGTCATCTACCGCGAGGTGTCCGCGGGCACCGGCAAGTCGCCCCGCGCGACGGACACGGTGAAGGTCCACTACGAGGGGCGGCTCGTGGACGGCACCGTGTTCGACACGTCCGCCAAGCGCGGCATCCCCGTGGAGTTCCCGCTCAACGGCGTCATCCCCTGCTGGACCCAGGGCGTGGCGAAGATGAAGGTGGGCGGCAAGGCGAAGCTGACCTGCCCCGGCGCCACCGCCTATGGCGAGCGCCCGCCCCCGGGTTCGCGCATCCCGCCCAACGCCGTCCTCATCTTCGACGTGGAGCTGGTGGACATCCCCGGCGATACGTCCAAGCCGTAG
- a CDS encoding cold-shock protein, translated as MATGTVKWFNDAKGFGFITQDGGGEDVFCHHTAINMDGFRTLQEGQKVEFEVTRGPKGLQAQNVRAA; from the coding sequence ATGGCTACTGGTACCGTGAAGTGGTTCAACGATGCGAAGGGTTTCGGATTCATCACCCAGGACGGCGGCGGCGAGGACGTGTTCTGCCACCACACCGCCATCAACATGGATGGGTTCCGCACCCTGCAGGAAGGCCAGAAGGTGGAGTTCGAGGTGACCCGCGGTCCCAAGGGCCTGCAGGCGCAGAACGTCCGCGCGGCCTGA